A portion of the Segatella copri DSM 18205 genome contains these proteins:
- a CDS encoding energy transducer TonB produces the protein MAKSIDPELDAEALRVVKGMPKWTPGTQNGKPVSVRYMVPVKFSLWKDATPGKKK, from the coding sequence ATAGCCAAATCTATAGATCCGGAACTTGATGCTGAGGCATTGAGAGTCGTGAAGGGAATGCCTAAGTGGACTCCGGGTACACAGAATGGTAAACCTGTAAGTGTAAGATATATGGTCCCTGTAAAATTCTCTCTTTGGAAAGATGCAACCCCAGGGAAAAAGAAGTAA
- a CDS encoding AraC family transcriptional regulator, whose protein sequence is MQTSKYLLATKRDAEWGLTISTVGREEIAPGEAYPTKGHADGYYFDLQKGRILDEYQLLYQPEGEGVFCSAHLPETKIKAGDIFLLFPGEWHSYHPSGTKGWKSYWIGFKGKNIDDRVKAGFLSPEKPIYHVGYSNEIIALYEEAYKTAQEEVAFAQQTMAGIVNHLIGKMYSLERNIVLSKDTKHVDMINKARLRIRESLEDTLTIQEIAQELGISYSSFRKLFKEHTGFAPALYQQNLKLQRAKELLSTTDESIKEIAYRLNFESPDYFSAKFKIQTGMKPSDFRNMTR, encoded by the coding sequence ATGCAAACAAGTAAATACCTATTAGCAACAAAAAGAGATGCCGAATGGGGACTCACCATCAGCACCGTGGGACGAGAAGAAATCGCCCCAGGAGAAGCCTATCCAACAAAAGGACATGCTGACGGATATTACTTCGATCTTCAGAAGGGAAGAATACTCGACGAATACCAACTGCTTTACCAGCCAGAAGGTGAAGGAGTGTTCTGTTCTGCCCATCTCCCGGAAACAAAGATCAAGGCTGGAGACATCTTCCTGCTCTTTCCCGGTGAATGGCATAGCTATCATCCATCAGGCACCAAGGGTTGGAAAAGCTATTGGATCGGCTTCAAGGGCAAGAACATCGACGACCGCGTGAAAGCAGGGTTTCTTTCTCCTGAAAAGCCAATCTACCATGTAGGTTACAGTAACGAGATTATCGCTCTCTACGAAGAGGCTTACAAAACCGCACAGGAAGAGGTTGCTTTTGCACAACAGACTATGGCGGGTATCGTAAACCATCTGATAGGCAAAATGTATTCTCTGGAGAGAAATATCGTGTTGAGCAAGGATACCAAGCATGTTGACATGATCAATAAAGCCCGTTTGCGTATCCGAGAATCGCTTGAAGATACGCTCACCATCCAGGAGATTGCGCAGGAACTGGGCATCAGCTACTCTTCTTTCCGCAAGCTCTTCAAGGAGCATACCGGATTCGCTCCCGCCCTCTATCAGCAGAATCTGAAACTGCAGAGAGCCAAAGAACTGCTGTCTACCACCGACGAGAGCATCAAGGAGATTGCATACCGGCTCAATTTCGAATCGCCTGACTATTTCTCTGCCAAATTCAAAATTCAGACGGGCATGAAGCCATCAGATTTCAGAAATATGACGAGATAG
- a CDS encoding M56 family metallopeptidase, with the protein MAIYLIKINVALMLLYGFYRLTVSRDTFFGLRRLTLWLIYAVALMVPALNLEYWVRDTPTMVSMANVYADTFYPVVVVKAQASGITWMDMLLGIYWVGVAVLSLRLVWQLFSIIRLVVISRKQEVEGITVHLLKGEGSPFSFFRWVFLYPSTLEGRQLHEVMVHECTHVSVLHSLDTLFSELFSIACWFNPFAWLMKQEVRMNLEYLADESVLSDGNARKSYQYHLLGLAYRQPNESTKIANNFNLLPLKKRIKMMNKRRTSEIGKAKYLLFAPLAGVLLMVSNIESVAREIGEQIPVVAEVQQKTEQALNADVAVANPMAKDAVEMMNPSETAEMKAAEAAELAKAEAELKAEAKTSDATAPADTTKSVVYDIPETMPFFPGGQLMLMKYLADNIKYPASAVKAKKQGRVIVTFIV; encoded by the coding sequence ATGGCAATATATCTTATAAAAATCAATGTAGCCCTGATGCTCCTTTATGGGTTTTATCGCCTCACGGTGAGCCGCGATACCTTCTTCGGTCTTCGCCGCCTTACCCTCTGGCTCATCTATGCCGTCGCCCTGATGGTTCCGGCGCTCAATCTGGAATATTGGGTACGCGATACCCCTACGATGGTGAGTATGGCGAATGTATATGCCGACACGTTTTATCCCGTGGTGGTTGTAAAGGCTCAGGCTTCCGGCATAACCTGGATGGATATGCTGCTGGGCATCTATTGGGTAGGAGTAGCCGTCCTCTCATTGCGGTTGGTATGGCAGCTCTTCAGCATCATCCGCCTTGTGGTTATTTCCCGGAAACAAGAGGTGGAAGGCATCACGGTACATCTGCTCAAGGGCGAGGGGAGTCCGTTCTCCTTCTTCCGCTGGGTGTTTTTGTATCCATCTACCCTGGAGGGTAGGCAGTTGCATGAAGTGATGGTTCATGAATGCACCCATGTTTCGGTTCTCCATTCCCTGGATACCCTCTTCTCTGAGCTTTTCTCCATCGCCTGCTGGTTTAATCCGTTTGCCTGGCTGATGAAGCAGGAAGTAAGAATGAATTTGGAATATTTAGCCGATGAAAGTGTTTTATCTGATGGCAACGCGCGCAAATCCTATCAGTATCACCTTCTAGGTTTGGCATATCGACAGCCGAATGAATCGACCAAGATTGCCAATAATTTTAATTTATTACCTCTTAAAAAAAGAATTAAAATGATGAACAAACGTAGAACAAGTGAAATAGGCAAGGCGAAGTACCTCCTTTTCGCACCTTTGGCAGGAGTGTTGCTCATGGTGAGCAACATCGAGAGTGTGGCTCGTGAGATTGGCGAGCAGATTCCAGTAGTAGCTGAGGTTCAGCAGAAGACTGAGCAGGCTCTGAATGCTGATGTGGCTGTGGCGAATCCGATGGCAAAGGATGCTGTCGAGATGATGAACCCATCAGAGACGGCTGAAATGAAAGCTGCCGAGGCTGCAGAATTGGCAAAGGCGGAAGCTGAACTGAAGGCGGAAGCAAAGACTTCTGATGCGACAGCTCCTGCCGATACGACTAAGAGCGTAGTGTATGATATACCAGAGACGATGCCGTTTTTTCCTGGTGGTCAGTTAATGTTGATGAAGTATCTGGCTGATAACATCAAATATCCTGCTTCCGCAGTCAAGGCCAAAAAGCAGGGTCGTGTGATCGTAACCTTTATCGTCTAG
- a CDS encoding L-rhamnose/proton symporter RhaT, whose amino-acid sequence MEILIGLLIIAIGAFCQSSCYVPINKIKDWSWESYWVVQGVFAWLILPFLGAMLAVPSGHSFFELFDGYGFNVAMTMLFGVLWGIGGLTFGLSMRYLGVALGQSIALGTCAGLGTIMGPVLLNIFFPEMDALSSLTFSVILGVVVTLLGIAIIGVAGSMKAASLSEEEKKAAVKDFNFPKGLAIALLAGFMSGCFNVGLAFGSDIHFGSFTPDMYKTLPATFLVTLGGFITNAIYCFYQNTKNHTWSDYKNQEVWSNNILYCALAGALWYSQFFGLSLGKGFLTESPTLMTLSFCILMALNVVFSNVWGIILKEWKGCSKKTISVLIVGIIVLIISSFLPQLI is encoded by the coding sequence ATGGAAATATTAATAGGACTTTTAATCATAGCCATCGGCGCATTCTGCCAGTCCAGCTGTTACGTTCCAATCAACAAGATTAAGGATTGGAGTTGGGAATCCTACTGGGTAGTTCAGGGTGTGTTCGCATGGCTTATTTTGCCTTTCTTAGGCGCAATGCTCGCTGTTCCAAGCGGCCATTCCTTCTTTGAATTATTCGACGGTTATGGCTTCAACGTAGCAATGACCATGCTCTTCGGTGTACTCTGGGGCATAGGTGGACTGACCTTCGGTCTTTCCATGCGCTATCTGGGAGTAGCATTGGGACAGAGCATCGCCTTGGGAACCTGTGCAGGTCTCGGCACCATCATGGGACCTGTATTGCTCAACATCTTCTTCCCGGAGATGGACGCCCTCTCATCGCTTACTTTCAGCGTAATTCTCGGCGTGGTAGTCACTCTTCTCGGTATCGCCATCATCGGTGTGGCAGGTAGTATGAAGGCGGCATCGCTCTCAGAAGAAGAGAAGAAGGCGGCAGTAAAGGACTTCAACTTCCCTAAGGGACTTGCCATCGCCTTGCTGGCTGGTTTCATGAGCGGCTGCTTCAATGTGGGTCTCGCCTTCGGTTCCGATATCCATTTCGGCAGTTTCACTCCTGATATGTACAAGACCTTGCCAGCCACCTTCCTGGTTACCCTAGGTGGTTTCATCACCAATGCCATCTACTGTTTCTATCAGAACACCAAGAATCATACTTGGAGCGATTACAAGAACCAGGAGGTTTGGAGCAATAACATTCTCTATTGTGCCTTGGCTGGTGCCTTGTGGTACAGCCAGTTCTTCGGACTGTCACTGGGCAAGGGGTTCCTCACCGAATCTCCTACCCTCATGACCCTATCGTTCTGCATTCTGATGGCGCTCAACGTAGTATTCTCGAATGTATGGGGCATCATCCTAAAGGAATGGAAAGGCTGCTCAAAGAAGACCATCTCCGTATTAATTGTCGGCATCATCGTCTTGATTATCTCAAGCTTCTTGCCACAACTTATATAA
- a CDS encoding CvfB family protein has product MAKKIKLGDYNRLRIVKKVDFGLYLDGGDEGEILLPSRYVPEDAGIGDELDVFIYLDQEERLIATTETPLAKVGDFAYLEVKWVNEYGAFLGWGLMKDIFCPFREQKKRMLLGNSYIVHIHIDEESYRIVASAKIERYLNEDHPHYKHGDEVDLLIWQKTDLGFKVIIDNQYPGLLYQDQIFQYIHTGDKMKGYIGRVRPDGKIDVTLQKTGIQQTADFAETLYQYLLDNDGECNLGDKSEADDIYERFHVSKKVYKRAVGDLYKKRLITVSPMSIRLAE; this is encoded by the coding sequence ATGGCAAAAAAGATAAAACTCGGCGATTACAATCGCCTTCGCATCGTAAAGAAAGTTGATTTCGGTCTGTATCTCGATGGTGGCGACGAGGGAGAAATCCTCCTTCCATCCCGCTACGTACCTGAAGACGCAGGCATCGGCGACGAGTTGGATGTCTTCATCTATCTCGATCAGGAAGAGCGCCTCATAGCAACCACCGAAACTCCTTTGGCAAAGGTGGGCGATTTCGCCTATCTCGAAGTGAAATGGGTCAACGAATACGGAGCCTTCCTGGGCTGGGGGCTGATGAAGGACATCTTCTGCCCATTCCGCGAGCAGAAGAAACGTATGTTGCTCGGCAACTCCTACATCGTGCATATCCACATCGATGAGGAGAGCTACCGCATCGTTGCCTCTGCCAAGATTGAGCGTTATCTCAACGAAGACCATCCTCACTACAAGCATGGTGACGAGGTGGATCTCCTCATCTGGCAGAAGACCGACCTGGGCTTCAAGGTTATCATCGACAACCAGTATCCGGGTCTGCTCTATCAGGACCAGATTTTCCAGTACATCCATACGGGTGACAAGATGAAGGGCTACATCGGAAGAGTTCGTCCTGACGGAAAGATAGACGTCACCCTGCAGAAAACCGGCATCCAGCAGACTGCCGATTTCGCCGAAACCCTCTACCAGTATCTCCTGGACAACGATGGCGAGTGTAACCTTGGCGACAAGAGCGAGGCCGACGACATCTACGAGCGTTTCCACGTGAGCAAGAAGGTTTACAAGCGTGCCGTGGGCGACCTCTACAAGAAGCGCCTCATCACCGTAAGCCCGATGAGCATCCGATTGGCAGAATAA
- a CDS encoding ABC transporter ATP-binding protein — MIDIKGITKSFGSLQVLKGIDLHIDKGEVVSIVGPSGAGKTTLLQIIGTLDKPDSGSIMVDGIDVRSLSIKKLSDFRNQHLGFVFQFHQLLPEFTALENIMIPAFIAGKSRKEAKERAEELLAFMGLSDRASHKPAELSGGEKQRVAVARALVNNPAVILADEPSGSLDTKNKAELHQLFFDLRDKFGQTFVIVTHDEGLAAITDRTIHLKDGMIEKTVEAGAADSQEETAEVAEAPTTEEKTEDNIIWQKR, encoded by the coding sequence ATGATAGATATAAAAGGTATAACCAAGAGCTTCGGCTCCCTGCAGGTGCTTAAGGGCATCGACCTGCATATTGACAAGGGCGAGGTGGTAAGTATCGTCGGACCTAGTGGTGCCGGGAAGACTACACTTCTCCAGATTATCGGTACCCTCGACAAGCCTGATAGTGGCAGCATCATGGTTGATGGCATCGATGTAAGAAGCCTCAGCATCAAGAAACTGAGCGATTTCCGCAACCAGCATCTCGGTTTCGTATTCCAGTTCCACCAACTTCTCCCTGAGTTCACCGCCTTGGAGAACATCATGATTCCTGCCTTCATTGCAGGCAAGAGCCGAAAAGAAGCCAAGGAGCGTGCCGAGGAGTTACTGGCGTTCATGGGCTTGAGCGATAGAGCCAGTCACAAGCCTGCCGAGTTATCTGGTGGTGAGAAACAGCGTGTAGCCGTGGCGAGAGCTTTGGTCAATAATCCTGCCGTCATCCTTGCCGATGAGCCATCAGGAAGTCTCGACACCAAGAACAAGGCTGAGCTTCACCAGCTCTTCTTCGACCTCAGAGACAAGTTCGGCCAGACTTTCGTCATCGTAACTCATGATGAGGGCCTTGCTGCCATCACCGACCGCACCATCCATCTCAAGGATGGAATGATTGAGAAGACGGTGGAAGCAGGAGCTGCTGATAGCCAGGAAGAAACTGCAGAAGTTGCAGAAGCCCCAACAACAGAAGAAAAAACTGAAGATAATATTATATGGCAAAAAAGATAA
- the rhaB gene encoding rhamnulokinase, which produces MEQKKYFFAVDLGATSGRTIVGSLSDGKFDLEELTRFDNNLIETGGHFYWDIYALYFEIIKGLKLVAQRGIHIQSIGIDTWGCDFVYVDKNGDILRNPMAYRDPHTMGIMEKYFDEKISKEKVYEKTGIQFMNFNSLFQMYAMRKAGNVALENADKILFIPDALSYMLTGNAICEYTVASTSQILNPMTGDFDIDLVESIGLKREQFGKMTHPATIIGTLTEEVQKITGLNAVPVIAVAGHDTASAVAAVPAKNEEFAYLSSGTWSLMGIETKNAIINEKSYELNFTNEGGIEGTTRFLKNICGMWIYERCRKEWKDEAAANQKDMTCLGHAELIAEAMKQPAFQSIINPDDTCFANPSSMVEAIKQYCEKTGQHVPQSYGEFCRCIFESLALRYRQVFTWFKDFADIDLNVLHIIGGGSLNQYLNQFTANSCGVTVLAGPQEGTAIGNIMLQAKASGLVKDIWEMRQIIANSLELKTFEPQNKEAWDAAYEKFLKVKK; this is translated from the coding sequence ATGGAACAAAAGAAATACTTCTTCGCGGTAGACTTAGGTGCTACCAGCGGAAGAACCATAGTAGGAAGCTTGTCAGACGGCAAGTTTGACTTAGAGGAGCTGACCCGTTTCGACAACAACCTGATCGAAACAGGCGGTCACTTCTATTGGGATATCTACGCCCTCTACTTTGAGATTATCAAAGGATTGAAACTCGTAGCACAGCGTGGCATCCACATCCAGAGCATCGGTATTGATACCTGGGGATGCGACTTTGTATATGTAGACAAGAACGGAGATATCCTACGCAACCCGATGGCGTATCGCGACCCTCATACCATGGGCATCATGGAGAAATACTTTGATGAGAAAATCAGCAAGGAGAAGGTTTACGAAAAGACCGGCATCCAGTTTATGAATTTCAACTCATTGTTCCAGATGTATGCCATGCGCAAGGCAGGAAACGTGGCTCTGGAGAATGCCGACAAGATTCTCTTCATCCCTGATGCACTGAGCTATATGCTCACCGGCAACGCCATCTGCGAATATACCGTAGCATCTACTTCTCAGATTCTGAATCCGATGACCGGCGATTTCGACATCGACCTCGTGGAAAGTATCGGATTGAAGAGAGAACAGTTTGGCAAGATGACCCATCCTGCTACCATCATCGGCACACTGACCGAAGAGGTACAGAAGATAACAGGACTGAATGCCGTTCCCGTCATCGCAGTAGCAGGTCATGATACAGCCAGTGCCGTAGCAGCCGTTCCTGCCAAGAACGAGGAGTTTGCCTATTTGAGTTCAGGAACCTGGAGCCTGATGGGCATCGAGACCAAGAACGCCATCATCAACGAGAAGAGCTATGAGCTCAACTTCACCAACGAGGGCGGCATTGAGGGCACTACCCGATTCCTGAAGAACATCTGCGGCATGTGGATTTACGAGCGTTGCCGCAAGGAATGGAAAGACGAGGCTGCTGCCAACCAGAAAGATATGACTTGCCTGGGTCATGCAGAACTTATAGCTGAAGCCATGAAGCAGCCAGCCTTCCAAAGCATCATCAACCCGGATGATACCTGTTTTGCCAACCCATCGAGCATGGTAGAAGCCATCAAGCAGTATTGCGAAAAGACCGGTCAGCATGTTCCTCAGAGCTATGGCGAATTCTGCCGCTGCATCTTCGAGAGTCTTGCCCTCCGCTATCGCCAGGTATTCACATGGTTCAAGGATTTCGCCGACATCGACCTCAATGTGCTCCACATCATCGGTGGAGGTTCGCTCAACCAATATCTCAACCAGTTTACTGCCAACAGTTGTGGTGTAACCGTATTGGCAGGTCCTCAGGAAGGCACCGCCATCGGCAACATCATGCTCCAGGCAAAGGCATCGGGCTTGGTAAAGGATATTTGGGAAATGCGCCAGATTATCGCCAACTCGCTGGAGCTTAAGACATTCGAGCCACAGAACAAGGAAGCATGGGATGCGGCTTACGAGAAGTTTTTAAAGGTAAAAAAGTAA
- a CDS encoding DUF5053 domain-containing protein — translation MNNNTDLLKEYASLAGKEDEKSETRKTEILNYIKLHADDSDREEAKAFINQKMEQLQSEVLTLRDQLAEDDYKLLPLRYIAQKYFGKSAAWLSQRLNGSEVRGHVYTLNAEQKSIFNRAVQEIGQRISSLQLA, via the coding sequence ATGAATAATAACACAGATTTACTTAAAGAATACGCTTCTCTTGCAGGTAAGGAAGACGAAAAGAGCGAAACTCGAAAAACTGAGATTTTAAACTACATCAAATTACATGCTGATGATAGTGACAGAGAGGAGGCTAAGGCTTTCATAAACCAAAAGATGGAACAGCTTCAGAGTGAAGTTCTAACATTGCGTGACCAACTTGCAGAGGATGATTACAAGTTGCTGCCACTTAGATACATCGCACAAAAATACTTCGGCAAAAGTGCTGCATGGCTCTCTCAGCGTCTCAACGGCTCAGAGGTTCGTGGTCATGTTTACACGCTCAATGCAGAGCAGAAAAGCATTTTCAATCGTGCCGTTCAGGAAATAGGACAACGCATCAGCTCTTTGCAGTTGGCATAG
- a CDS encoding BlaI/MecI/CopY family transcriptional regulator, whose amino-acid sequence MEKLTNQEEDIMLRIWQLGRCAVKQIMELLPEPRPPYTTVASIVNNLKRKEYVKAERDGKGYVYSPLIAESDYKRKFLSGFVNNYFKNSFKEMVSFFAKDEKISPEDLKDIIREIENSEE is encoded by the coding sequence ATGGAAAAGCTGACGAATCAGGAAGAAGATATTATGCTTCGGATATGGCAATTGGGACGATGTGCCGTGAAACAGATTATGGAACTGTTGCCAGAACCTCGTCCACCTTATACTACAGTGGCTTCTATTGTGAACAATCTGAAGCGCAAGGAATATGTCAAGGCGGAGCGGGATGGTAAGGGTTATGTCTATTCTCCACTCATAGCCGAGAGCGATTACAAGCGGAAGTTCCTGTCGGGTTTCGTGAACAATTACTTCAAGAATTCCTTCAAGGAAATGGTTTCCTTCTTTGCCAAGGACGAGAAAATCAGTCCTGAGGACCTCAAGGATATCATCCGTGAAATCGAGAATTCGGAAGAATAA
- a CDS encoding L-rhamnose isomerase: MKADLILKNYEIAKERYAALGVDTDKAIETLEKTPISLHCWQADDVVGFERGEAASGGIQSTGNYPGKARNIDELRQDIEKVNSLLAGTFRLNLHEIYGEFGGKQIDRNEVTVDQFTGWMQWAKEQNMKLDFNSTSFSHPKSGSLSLSNPAPAIREFWIEHTKRCRRIADAMGKFQNDPCIMNIWVHDGSKDITVEKGRYREILKNSLDEILAEELPNMKSCLEAKLFGIGLEAYTVGSHDFYAGYCAKNNVMYTLDTGHYEPTENVSDAVSALLLFVPELMLHVSRPMHWDSDHVTLFDDNTRNLFSELVRANALDRAHIGLDYFDGSINRIGAYIIGVRAAQKSLLQAFLEPLDTLRKYEDEGKLFQRLALLEEEKTLPFGAVYDYFNLKNNIPVGEEYIADIEKYEAEVLAKRV, translated from the coding sequence ATGAAAGCAGATTTGATTTTAAAGAATTACGAGATTGCAAAGGAGCGCTATGCTGCTCTGGGTGTAGATACAGACAAGGCTATTGAGACTTTGGAGAAAACTCCTATCTCTCTGCACTGCTGGCAGGCTGACGATGTAGTTGGCTTCGAGCGCGGCGAGGCTGCTTCTGGTGGTATCCAGAGCACTGGTAACTATCCTGGCAAGGCTCGCAACATCGACGAACTCCGTCAGGACATCGAGAAGGTGAACTCTCTCCTGGCTGGTACTTTCCGTCTCAACCTTCATGAGATTTACGGTGAGTTCGGTGGCAAGCAGATTGACCGTAACGAGGTAACCGTAGACCAGTTTACAGGCTGGATGCAGTGGGCTAAGGAGCAGAACATGAAGCTCGACTTCAACTCTACTTCTTTCTCTCACCCTAAGAGTGGCAGCCTCTCATTGTCAAATCCTGCCCCAGCTATCCGCGAGTTCTGGATTGAGCACACCAAGCGTTGCCGCCGCATTGCAGACGCTATGGGTAAGTTCCAGAACGACCCATGTATCATGAACATCTGGGTACACGATGGTTCTAAGGACATCACTGTAGAGAAGGGACGCTATCGTGAGATTTTGAAGAACTCTCTCGATGAGATCTTAGCAGAGGAGTTGCCTAACATGAAGTCTTGTCTCGAAGCTAAGCTCTTCGGTATTGGCTTGGAGGCTTACACCGTAGGTTCTCACGACTTCTACGCTGGCTACTGCGCTAAGAACAACGTGATGTACACTCTCGATACAGGTCACTATGAGCCAACAGAGAACGTATCTGATGCAGTTTCTGCACTCCTGCTCTTCGTTCCTGAGCTGATGCTCCACGTATCTCGCCCAATGCACTGGGATTCAGACCACGTAACCCTCTTCGATGACAACACACGCAACCTCTTCTCAGAGTTGGTTCGTGCCAACGCACTCGACCGTGCTCACATCGGTCTCGACTACTTCGACGGTTCTATCAACCGCATCGGTGCTTACATCATCGGTGTTCGTGCTGCCCAGAAGTCATTGTTGCAGGCATTCCTTGAGCCACTTGATACCCTCCGCAAGTACGAGGACGAGGGCAAGCTCTTCCAGCGCCTGGCTCTCCTCGAAGAAGAGAAGACATTGCCATTCGGTGCAGTATATGATTACTTCAACTTGAAGAACAACATCCCTGTTGGCGAAGAGTACATCGCAGACATCGAGAAGTACGAGGCTGAGGTACTCGCAAAGCGAGTTTAA
- the rhaD gene encoding rhamnulose-1-phosphate aldolase: protein MNSVLEGRPALKKEVEKIAEVAGYLWQNGWAERNGGNITVNVTDLVDDEIKALPAISEVKQIGTALPALKGCYFFCKGTGKRMRDLARWPMENGSIIRILDDCASYVIIANNPVMPTSELPSHLSVHARLIEKGSNYKATVHTHPIELIAMSHNKKFMGRDVLSNLLWSMIPETKAFCPLGLGIVPYQLPGSLKLAEETLKELEDYDVVMWEKHGVFAKGLDVMDAFDQIDVLSKSAKIYIDSKCMGFEPDGMSQEEMAEMTKAFNLPR from the coding sequence ATGAATAGTGTTTTAGAAGGTCGTCCTGCCTTGAAAAAGGAGGTCGAGAAGATAGCTGAAGTTGCTGGATACCTCTGGCAGAATGGTTGGGCTGAGCGTAATGGTGGTAACATCACTGTAAACGTTACCGACTTGGTTGATGACGAAATCAAGGCTTTGCCTGCCATCAGCGAAGTAAAGCAGATTGGTACAGCATTGCCAGCCTTAAAAGGTTGCTATTTCTTCTGCAAGGGTACAGGTAAGCGTATGCGCGACTTGGCTCGCTGGCCTATGGAGAACGGTTCTATCATCCGCATCCTCGACGATTGCGCCAGCTATGTTATCATCGCAAATAATCCTGTAATGCCAACATCTGAGTTGCCTAGTCACTTGAGCGTTCATGCCCGTCTCATCGAGAAGGGTTCCAACTATAAGGCTACTGTTCATACTCACCCTATCGAGCTTATCGCCATGAGCCACAACAAGAAGTTCATGGGCAGGGATGTGTTGAGCAACCTGCTCTGGAGCATGATTCCAGAGACCAAGGCTTTCTGTCCACTCGGTTTGGGTATCGTTCCTTATCAGTTGCCAGGCAGTTTGAAGCTTGCTGAGGAGACCTTGAAGGAGTTGGAGGATTATGATGTAGTGATGTGGGAGAAGCATGGTGTCTTTGCCAAGGGCTTGGACGTGATGGATGCCTTCGACCAGATTGACGTACTCTCTAAGAGCGCCAAGATTTACATCGATTCCAAGTGCATGGGATTCGAGCCTGATGGTATGAGCCAGGAGGAAATGGCTGAGATGACCAAGGCATTTAATTTGCCAAGATAA